From Schizosaccharomyces pombe strain 972h- genome assembly, chromosome: II, the proteins below share one genomic window:
- the mpr1 gene encoding histidine-containing response regulator phosphotransferase Mpr1, whose protein sequence is MSVYRDNMYMKYDRNFENRVARRNGQARNASLAKTLHDSGIAERARSPSGSAIPHAYRVMNGSGANDTSLPLTSNPAYVALTSRISSSKSENNQQLAANETAGAPEGTEETVDISNSISDDHANAKNLPAASVKALVGAGVLSDELSVIAYDMSFEDELIQDKQLIDHSVFDQLLEMDDDDEHEFSKSIVWNYFEQAETTIADLQKALEAKDLKKLSSLGHFLKGSSAVLGLTKMRKVCERIQNYGSLRSRDGVMKLPSEEIALDLISKSLSVVNDFYKDARAYLLDFYEKNSST, encoded by the coding sequence atgagTGTATATCGTGATAACATGTATATGAAATACGACCGAAACTTCGAAAATCGTGTCGCCCGAAGAAATGGACAGGCGCGTAACGCTAGTCTTGCTAAGACTCTTCACGATTCTGGCATAGCTGAACGTGCACGCTCTCCTTCAGGGTCAGCGATCCCCCATGCTTATCGGGTTATGAATGGTTCTGGAGCGAATGACACTTCTTTACCACTGACCTCAAATCCTGCTTATGTTGCTCTAACGTCACGTATATCTTCGAGCAAAAGTGAAAACAATCAACAATTGGCTGCTAATGAGACGGCTGGCGCACCTGAAGGCACGGAGGAGACCGTTGACATCTCCAATTCTATTAGCGATGACCATGCGAATGCCAAAAATCTTCCCGCTGCTTCAGTCAAAGCTTTGGTTGGGGCTGGTGTCTTGTCGGATGAACTTTCAGTAATTGCTTACGATATGTCATTTGAGGATGAACTCATCCAAGACAAACAGCTCATTGATCATTCCGTTTTTGACCAGTTGCTTGAGAtggatgatgatgatgagcATGAATTTAGTAAGAGTATTGTTTGGAATTATTTTGAGCAGGCAGAGACTACCATTGCCGACCTCCAAAAGGCCCTAGAGGCTAAGGATTTGAAGAAGCTTTCCTCGTTGGGGCATTTCCTTAAAGGATCTTCAGCTGTATTGGGCCTTACAAAAATGAGAAAGGTTTGTGAACGTATCCAAAATTACGGATCTCTACGCAGTCGTGATGGTGTAATGAAATTACCGAGCGAGGAAATTGCATTGGATTTGATTAGCAAATCTCTGTCGGTTGTGAACGACTTTTATAAGGATGCTCGAGCTTACTTACTTGacttttatgaaaaaaattcttctaCATAA